A single region of the Syntrophotaleaceae bacterium genome encodes:
- a CDS encoding Hsp20/alpha crystallin family protein, with protein MPRRDIAPWRRQSELIPSFEERWPVRRALESMFEDFFHGFPREGLMSGMFETTGRPRIDMEETDDSYRIHAEMPGIDQKDIDVTVTGNILTIRGERKVEKTEESEGQPICRECQYGVYERSISLPMEVEVDNINANYRNGVLHVEMPKSQQAKEKVRKIELH; from the coding sequence ATGCCCAGAAGAGACATCGCGCCCTGGCGCCGTCAAAGTGAGCTGATTCCGAGTTTCGAGGAGCGATGGCCGGTTCGCCGCGCACTCGAATCGATGTTCGAGGATTTCTTCCATGGCTTCCCCAGGGAAGGGCTGATGAGCGGAATGTTTGAGACCACCGGACGCCCTCGAATCGACATGGAGGAAACCGACGACAGCTATCGGATTCATGCCGAAATGCCTGGAATCGATCAGAAGGATATCGATGTTACCGTAACGGGCAATATTCTCACCATCCGCGGAGAACGCAAGGTCGAGAAAACCGAAGAGTCCGAGGGACAGCCCATCTGCCGGGAATGCCAGTATGGGGTCTATGAGAGAAGCATCTCCCTGCCGATGGAAGTGGAGGTGGATAATATCAACGCAAATTATCGTAACGGCGTGCTGCATGTCGAAATGCCCAAATCGCAACAGGCCAAGGAAAAGGTGAGAAAAATCGAGCTGCACTGA
- a CDS encoding ATP-binding protein: MSVKSDYQQVLSEIEELRIRLMEAEEALAAIRQGEVDALVIAGEDGEKIYTLDGADQPYRVLVETMSEGAATLNPDSYLLFANTRLSELLGVPLERLLGKPLLSFVVPEQGAILKNLLEKALDLDCRLGESFRTELTLIKENSELLPVLVSCCSLKIGTSLAISTIVTDLSEHKKKEKILAAGELASSILEQAGEAIIVCDETGRVIRASRQAKELFGKNPVFQPFDRLGPLLESQSGQKFSVAAPLAGKISQAVEVCMQRDCRSFHLLLNARPLLSNWQIFGCVVTLTDITELKSAEQKLLEAKKTADGANQAKSEFLANMSHEIRTPMTVFMAAIEQLLQIDDRPDHLRLLRLADQSANRLRSLIDDILDFSRIEARKVEIEQYPFDLKNCVQDAVNMFVRPAREKNLDLLLDVATETPKKVWGDANRLGQILLNLIGNAVKFTNEGEVQVKVQPRGSLLEFSIADTGIGFPEEKRDLLFTSFSQADASFTRQYGGAGLGLAISKSLVELMGGNISVQRRKEKGTVFTFTLPLRALEGSPTPLEETLVKEAAESCSAFRILLAEDDPMIREMITMILTGRGWQISQAKTGREALDQWMAEDFDLIFMDLQMPEMSGIEVTRHIREKEGSRRKRTCIIGLTGHAWGEVMDECLEAGMERVLTKPVRMKELLLAIDECTSP, encoded by the coding sequence ATGTCCGTAAAAAGCGATTATCAGCAGGTTCTTTCCGAAATAGAGGAACTTCGCATTCGGCTGATGGAAGCCGAAGAGGCCCTTGCCGCCATTCGACAGGGCGAAGTCGACGCCCTGGTCATCGCCGGAGAAGACGGAGAAAAAATCTACACCCTGGACGGGGCTGATCAGCCTTATCGGGTTCTTGTGGAAACCATGAGTGAAGGAGCGGCAACCCTCAATCCGGACAGTTACCTGCTCTTTGCCAACACCCGGCTTTCCGAGCTCCTCGGAGTTCCTCTGGAGCGGTTGCTTGGCAAACCTCTGCTGTCCTTTGTCGTTCCGGAGCAAGGCGCGATCCTCAAAAACTTGCTGGAAAAAGCGCTGGACCTGGACTGCCGTTTAGGGGAGAGCTTCCGCACGGAGCTGACCCTGATCAAGGAGAACAGTGAACTTCTGCCGGTGCTGGTCTCCTGCTGTAGCCTCAAAATCGGCACCAGCCTGGCCATCAGTACCATCGTCACCGATCTTTCAGAACATAAAAAAAAGGAAAAGATTCTTGCCGCCGGAGAATTGGCCTCCTCCATTCTGGAGCAGGCGGGAGAAGCCATCATCGTCTGCGACGAGACCGGCAGGGTGATCCGGGCCAGCCGTCAGGCAAAGGAGCTTTTCGGGAAAAATCCCGTTTTTCAGCCCTTCGACCGGCTGGGCCCCCTTCTCGAATCGCAGTCCGGCCAAAAATTCTCGGTGGCCGCTCCTCTCGCCGGAAAAATTTCACAGGCTGTCGAAGTGTGCATGCAGAGAGACTGCCGATCCTTCCACCTGCTCCTCAACGCCAGGCCGTTACTGAGCAACTGGCAGATTTTCGGCTGCGTGGTGACCTTGACCGATATTACCGAACTGAAATCAGCCGAGCAGAAGCTGCTCGAAGCCAAGAAAACCGCCGATGGGGCGAATCAGGCGAAAAGCGAATTTCTGGCCAACATGAGCCATGAAATCCGCACTCCCATGACCGTCTTCATGGCCGCCATCGAGCAACTGCTGCAGATTGATGATCGTCCGGATCACCTCCGGTTGCTGCGGCTGGCCGACCAGTCGGCCAATCGCCTGAGAAGCCTGATCGATGATATTCTGGATTTCTCCAGAATCGAGGCACGCAAGGTGGAAATCGAACAATATCCCTTCGACCTGAAAAATTGCGTGCAGGATGCGGTCAACATGTTTGTTCGCCCCGCTCGGGAAAAGAACCTCGATCTTCTGCTGGATGTGGCCACCGAAACGCCGAAAAAGGTATGGGGAGATGCGAACCGCTTGGGGCAGATACTGCTCAACCTGATCGGCAACGCCGTCAAATTCACCAACGAAGGGGAGGTTCAGGTCAAAGTACAGCCAAGAGGCAGTCTGCTGGAGTTTTCAATAGCGGATACCGGCATCGGCTTTCCCGAGGAAAAACGCGACCTGCTGTTCACCAGCTTCAGCCAGGCGGATGCTTCCTTTACCCGGCAGTATGGAGGTGCCGGACTTGGCCTGGCCATTTCGAAATCGCTGGTGGAGTTGATGGGGGGAAATATCTCGGTCCAAAGACGAAAAGAAAAAGGGACCGTCTTCACCTTTACCCTGCCGCTGAGAGCCCTGGAGGGATCCCCGACGCCGCTAGAGGAAACCCTTGTGAAGGAAGCGGCCGAATCCTGTTCCGCCTTCCGCATCCTGCTCGCAGAGGACGATCCGATGATCCGCGAAATGATCACCATGATCCTGACCGGAAGAGGATGGCAGATCTCTCAGGCAAAGACCGGGCGGGAAGCTCTTGACCAGTGGATGGCCGAAGATTTCGATCTTATCTTCATGGACCTGCAGATGCCGGAAATGAGCGGTATCGAGGTCACACGGCACATTCGTGAGAAAGAGGGTTCGCGTCGCAAAAGAACCTGCATCATCGGGCTGACCGGTCATGCCTGGGGGGAGGTCATGGATGAGTGCCTTGAAGCCGGAATGGAACGAGTCCTGACCAAGCCGGTGCGGATGAAGGAACTGCTATTGGCCATCGATGAGTGCACGTCTCCGTAG